Part of the Natronobacterium gregoryi SP2 genome, GCTCTCCCAATCGCAGACCCACAACAGCGCGACGAGTGAGAATATCGCGAGCACGTAGGCCCCTGCAGCGAACAACGCGTCTTCCGGTGTCGCGTACTCTTCGGTCCGGAACGTAATGATCTTCCGAACCATCGCGATGATGCCAACGTAGATGACGAGTTGTACGATTCGTCTGGTTTCGGTTTCTTCGATGTACGCGAGAACTGTCTGATAGACTTCGACGATGATCAAAAGCAACAGTCCAACGTCGATAAACTCGATTACGACTTCCGGATCGGTTATCTCACCTGTTCGAATAGACTGCAAAATCAGCAGAATCAAGTCCGCGACGCCGATTGCAAAGAGGACAGCAAAGACTCCTGCTGCGATGAGTTCGATCCAGTGAACGAACCCTCTGGTTTGCTCGAGCACCGACTCTAATCGCTTTCCGCCCATGAATTGACGACCCCCTTTGCCACTCGCCTATCTCAAAGCGTACCCGGTAGATGAAACGCTTTGTGGGCGGCCAACAGTCTGTACGACGGTCTCTTATCCAAAGGGCGGGAGAAAACCCACGGCTTTACAGTGGTTGCTGATTCGATCAGGAAAGATACGACTGTTGATGTTTTGTTCTCAACTCCGGCTTCGTGAAACCGTTCTCAGTGCTGTCCAGAGAGCGTAACAGCTGTCGAATCGTTTCCTCAGCCGTTGTTCTTCCAGTCTTACCAGTACTGAGGGGCGTACTGACTCGGGCTGCTCAGCTCGAGTCAGTCGTCGAGATAACCGCTACCCGTACGGTATTTGCCCGAGAAACGCGCGAAACAGGGCGGTCGGGACGTCACGAGCAGGTTCGTCAACACCCACAGATTGTACAGCGCGACGGCGAACAGGAAGTAAAAGAGCCGTACTGAGAACGTCGGTGACGACGTTCTCGGGAGAAACTCCGTAATCTTGCGATAGGACGTTTCGATT contains:
- a CDS encoding phosphate-starvation-inducible PsiE family protein, with translation MGGKRLESVLEQTRGFVHWIELIAAGVFAVLFAIGVADLILLILQSIRTGEITDPEVVIEFIDVGLLLLIIVEVYQTVLAYIEETETRRIVQLVIYVGIIAMVRKIITFRTEEYATPEDALFAAGAYVLAIFSLVALLWVCDWESDDRKPV